The following coding sequences are from one Phycisphaeraceae bacterium window:
- a CDS encoding methyl-accepting chemotaxis protein, with translation MGQLSKNVGRSLQFLLFGLVILITGSPLWAATNLTENKTLDLYKAELGATGQFIAPTLEVVQREAFGIAAAATQSPALEVAESGGFNAVFLTWALTLLTVAATVFAAWYLSTYTDTDGNRHRGWTLGSKLSLSMGSLAILLMVVTSVTLTGLAAYKTNDKQLQRLSKNALTINHIETELQQMRLASNKFLRENNQESLSQFTTAIGNVLNYIDEVRPHLSAEEIESLDLIQQKIQAYDRGVSEVVIAIDQRNGILHSQLNITGPRLVELLMAVKKTAWADNDQIASLIAAETLNELSLARVSVMRYLRTFAEKDVADAISRLSNAAETTTDLSAELQNPVRRAWLAEIESGFAFYAKRLRKMSEHIADRERIVNQQLDVYGPQITKAGKDLIASVEQKQATLASNNASLWVWVTTITLTAGTISLLLAFSITFILVRGINLIANKVLGAMNAVADGNLSVPLLNAKGTDELAMLAHATDQMNTSLRDVIQQVRDSASSVTQGATQIAAASEEISSGMTDQSAQVTQVSAAIEEMSSSIVEVARKSADASNAASDAGSVADSGGQVVRETVEGMNAINNAVSDSSRSVAELGKRGEQIGEIISVINDIADQTNLLALNAAIEAARAGEHGRGFAVVADEVRKLADRTTKATEEIAESIEAIQTETGSAVSKMERGTEQVAKGVEQATSAGKSLEQIVVSTRDVASMIQSIAAAAEEQSSASEQVSRSISSIQVITEESTKGAQSAAQAATSLADKAERLNQLVARFKLDKAG, from the coding sequence ATGGGACAACTCTCAAAAAACGTTGGCCGTTCACTCCAGTTTTTACTTTTTGGGCTCGTCATCCTGATCACAGGCTCACCTCTATGGGCAGCCACGAATCTAACCGAGAACAAGACCCTCGATCTGTACAAGGCCGAACTGGGGGCCACCGGTCAGTTCATCGCTCCGACCCTTGAGGTCGTCCAGCGGGAAGCCTTCGGCATCGCGGCCGCAGCCACCCAAAGTCCCGCCCTCGAAGTTGCCGAGTCAGGAGGATTCAACGCCGTCTTCCTGACCTGGGCCTTGACTCTGCTCACCGTCGCAGCCACCGTCTTTGCCGCCTGGTACCTCTCGACCTACACCGACACCGATGGAAACCGCCATCGCGGATGGACGCTGGGCAGCAAGCTCTCCCTCTCCATGGGAAGCCTGGCCATCCTCTTGATGGTGGTGACAAGCGTGACGCTGACCGGCCTTGCGGCATACAAAACCAATGACAAGCAGCTTCAGCGTCTGAGCAAGAACGCCCTGACGATCAACCACATCGAGACCGAGCTCCAGCAGATGCGGCTCGCCAGCAACAAGTTCCTCAGGGAAAACAACCAGGAAAGCCTCTCACAGTTCACCACCGCCATCGGTAACGTGCTCAACTACATCGATGAGGTCCGACCCCATCTCTCCGCCGAGGAAATCGAGTCGCTTGATCTGATCCAGCAAAAAATACAGGCTTACGATCGTGGCGTGAGTGAAGTCGTGATCGCCATCGACCAGCGCAATGGCATCCTCCACAGCCAACTCAACATCACCGGACCCCGCCTGGTCGAGTTGCTTATGGCCGTCAAGAAGACGGCCTGGGCCGACAACGATCAGATCGCATCGCTAATCGCAGCCGAAACATTAAACGAACTCTCGCTTGCCCGGGTTAGCGTGATGCGCTATCTCCGTACCTTCGCCGAGAAAGACGTGGCCGACGCCATCTCCCGGCTTTCCAACGCTGCAGAAACCACAACTGATCTCTCCGCAGAGCTACAGAACCCCGTCCGCAGGGCCTGGTTGGCCGAAATCGAATCAGGATTCGCCTTCTACGCCAAGCGCCTCAGGAAAATGAGTGAGCACATCGCCGACCGGGAGCGAATCGTTAATCAACAGTTGGACGTCTATGGCCCTCAGATCACCAAGGCAGGTAAAGACCTCATCGCCAGTGTGGAGCAGAAGCAAGCCACACTGGCCAGCAATAACGCCTCATTGTGGGTCTGGGTAACCACGATCACGCTGACTGCAGGCACCATCTCACTGCTCCTCGCCTTCTCAATCACCTTCATCCTCGTTCGCGGTATCAACCTCATCGCCAACAAGGTCCTCGGAGCCATGAACGCCGTGGCCGATGGCAACCTGTCGGTCCCTCTGCTCAATGCCAAAGGCACGGACGAGCTGGCCATGCTCGCTCACGCCACCGACCAAATGAACACCTCACTCCGCGACGTCATCCAGCAGGTGCGTGATTCAGCGAGCTCCGTCACCCAGGGCGCGACCCAGATCGCAGCTGCCTCCGAAGAGATCTCCAGCGGGATGACTGACCAATCCGCTCAGGTCACCCAGGTCTCCGCCGCCATCGAAGAGATGTCGTCTTCCATCGTCGAGGTCGCCCGAAAATCCGCCGACGCTTCCAACGCAGCCAGTGACGCCGGGTCCGTCGCCGACTCGGGCGGGCAGGTCGTCCGCGAAACGGTCGAGGGCATGAACGCCATCAACAACGCCGTCAGCGATTCTTCCCGGAGCGTTGCCGAACTCGGTAAACGAGGAGAACAGATCGGCGAGATCATCTCAGTCATCAACGACATCGCCGACCAGACCAACCTCCTCGCCCTCAACGCAGCCATCGAAGCCGCCCGCGCCGGAGAGCACGGCAGAGGCTTCGCCGTCGTCGCCGATGAGGTCCGCAAACTCGCCGACCGCACCACCAAGGCCACCGAGGAAATCGCCGAGTCCATTGAAGCGATCCAGACCGAGACCGGCTCGGCGGTCAGCAAGATGGAACGGGGCACCGAACAGGTCGCCAAGGGCGTCGAGCAGGCCACCTCCGCAGGCAAGAGCCTCGAACAGATCGTGGTTTCCACCCGTGACGTCGCCTCGATGATCCAGTCCATCGCTGCCGCCGCCGAAGAGCAGTCCTCGGCCAGCGAGCAGGTCTCTCGGAGCATCAGCTCCATCCAGGTCATCACCGAGGAGTCCACCAAAGGCGCCCAGTCGGCCGCGCAGGCCGCCACCAGCCTCGCCGACAAAGCCGAACGCCTCAACCAGTTGGTGGCCAGGTTCAAACTGGACAAAGCAGGCTAA
- the purD gene encoding phosphoribosylamine--glycine ligase has translation MRTNVLIIGGGGREHALGWKLSQSKRCGELYFAPGNGGTASLGKNLDWQVERVDTKLADQIDYFCRKNKISLIIIGPEDPLAAGLTDRLLKTPGAKERRIFGPTAEAAKLEADKAWSKQLMRGCSIPTADAKTFTDHKAARAYCAARELPVVVKASGLAKGKGVIVCSDADEAVAAVDTIMKDKTFGDAGTTVVVEERLVGQEVSILAMVDGKSIYVLEPAQDHKPVGEGDTGPNTGGMGAYTPTPIIDDKTMHLIEAEVLVPIVDALRRSEIDYRGVLYAGLMLTAGGPKVLEFNCRFGDPETQPLMMRLKGDLLDLIEATCDGELDRIQIDWDRRHCTSVVMASAGYPGDYPKALPITGIEEAEADPDVKVFHGGTAIKHGELVTAGGRVLSVCALANSIEEAQAKANAACAKIHFDGAHYRKDIGSRVLKNNPATV, from the coding sequence ATGCGGACCAACGTACTGATCATCGGCGGCGGAGGGCGCGAGCACGCCCTGGGCTGGAAACTCTCGCAATCCAAACGCTGCGGAGAACTCTACTTCGCGCCTGGCAATGGCGGGACCGCTTCCCTGGGTAAAAACCTCGACTGGCAAGTCGAACGGGTCGACACCAAACTCGCCGACCAGATCGACTACTTCTGCCGAAAAAACAAGATCTCACTGATCATCATCGGCCCCGAGGACCCCCTCGCCGCTGGCCTCACCGATCGTCTGCTCAAGACCCCCGGAGCCAAAGAACGCCGCATCTTCGGCCCCACCGCCGAGGCCGCGAAACTCGAAGCCGACAAAGCCTGGTCCAAGCAGCTCATGCGCGGCTGCTCCATCCCCACCGCTGACGCCAAAACCTTCACCGACCACAAAGCCGCCCGTGCCTACTGCGCCGCCCGAGAGCTACCCGTTGTCGTCAAAGCCTCGGGCTTAGCCAAAGGTAAGGGCGTCATCGTCTGCAGCGACGCCGACGAAGCCGTCGCCGCCGTCGATACCATCATGAAGGACAAGACCTTTGGCGACGCTGGCACCACCGTCGTCGTCGAAGAACGCCTCGTCGGCCAGGAAGTCTCCATCCTCGCTATGGTCGATGGCAAGAGCATCTACGTCCTCGAACCCGCTCAGGACCACAAACCCGTCGGCGAAGGCGACACCGGGCCCAACACCGGCGGAATGGGGGCCTACACACCCACGCCCATCATCGACGACAAGACCATGCACCTCATCGAAGCCGAAGTGCTCGTGCCCATCGTCGATGCCCTGCGCCGCAGCGAGATCGACTATCGCGGGGTCCTCTACGCTGGCCTCATGCTCACCGCTGGCGGGCCCAAAGTCCTCGAGTTCAACTGCCGCTTCGGCGATCCCGAAACCCAGCCCCTGATGATGCGCCTCAAAGGCGACCTCCTCGACCTCATCGAAGCCACCTGCGATGGCGAACTCGATCGCATCCAGATCGACTGGGACCGCAGGCACTGCACCAGTGTCGTCATGGCCTCAGCCGGATACCCCGGCGATTACCCCAAAGCACTACCCATCACCGGCATCGAGGAAGCCGAAGCCGACCCCGATGTCAAAGTCTTCCACGGCGGAACCGCCATCAAACACGGCGAACTCGTCACCGCTGGCGGGCGCGTGCTTAGTGTCTGCGCCCTGGCCAACTCCATCGAAGAAGCCCAGGCCAAAGCCAACGCAGCCTGCGCCAAGATCCACTTCGACGGCGCCCACTACCGCAAAGATATCGGCTCCCGCGTCCTCAAGAACAACCCCGCGACTGTCTGA
- a CDS encoding diacylglycerol kinase family protein — MNRGSRWRTGWRASFAHALRGLGSLIAGEPNARWHLAGLLLVIVLGVLCGITKGEWLAVLLASGLVLVAEAMNTAIEAMGDAISPEHHEMIGRAKDVAAAGVLLASIAALVVGVLVFGDDALRLSS, encoded by the coding sequence ATGAACCGGGGTTCCCGCTGGCGAACCGGGTGGCGGGCGAGCTTTGCCCACGCCTTGAGAGGGCTTGGATCACTCATCGCTGGTGAGCCGAATGCGCGATGGCATCTGGCCGGCTTGTTGCTTGTGATCGTGCTGGGTGTGTTGTGCGGAATCACCAAGGGTGAGTGGTTGGCGGTTTTGCTGGCGAGTGGTCTGGTGCTGGTCGCTGAGGCGATGAACACCGCGATCGAGGCGATGGGGGATGCGATCAGCCCGGAGCATCACGAGATGATCGGTCGTGCGAAGGATGTCGCGGCAGCGGGTGTGCTGTTGGCGTCGATCGCGGCGCTGGTCGTGGGGGTGCTGGTCTTCGGTGATGATGCGCTGCGGCTGTCAAGCTGA
- a CDS encoding ATP-dependent Clp protease proteolytic subunit, which translates to MNVDPSSNLAHFSPFGSNAAVDPVMPGTRLASYQRYREMTIDELLLENRVIFLVGEINHASATGVIMRLLHLHNSKPGVDINLYINSPGGAVDDTLAMIDTMNHIDSEVATYCIGKAMSGGALTLACGAKGKRYCLPHSKVMIHQPYGGIYGQTTDVQIQAEEILKTKAELNEMLAERTGQPVAQIEEDSERDRFFSAEEAKAYGLVDEVLTKPSASEKAGKSSEDS; encoded by the coding sequence ATGAACGTAGACCCTTCCAGCAACCTTGCTCACTTTTCCCCTTTTGGTTCTAACGCCGCCGTCGATCCGGTGATGCCCGGGACACGGCTGGCGTCGTATCAGCGTTATCGAGAGATGACCATTGACGAGCTGCTGCTCGAGAACAGGGTCATTTTTCTGGTTGGCGAGATCAACCACGCTTCGGCGACGGGTGTGATCATGCGTTTGTTGCACCTGCACAACTCCAAGCCGGGTGTGGATATCAATCTGTACATCAACTCGCCGGGCGGGGCGGTTGACGACACGCTGGCGATGATCGACACGATGAATCACATTGATTCGGAGGTGGCGACGTACTGCATCGGCAAGGCGATGTCGGGCGGAGCGTTGACGCTGGCCTGTGGGGCGAAGGGCAAGCGGTACTGCTTACCGCACTCCAAGGTGATGATCCACCAGCCTTACGGCGGCATCTATGGGCAGACCACGGATGTTCAGATCCAGGCTGAGGAGATCCTCAAGACCAAAGCGGAGTTGAATGAGATGCTTGCGGAGCGCACCGGTCAGCCGGTGGCGCAGATCGAAGAGGATTCCGAGCGTGACCGGTTCTTCTCGGCTGAAGAGGCCAAGGCTTATGGCCTGGTGGATGAAGTGCTCACCAAGCCTTCGGCTTCTGAGAAGGCGGGTAAATCCAGCGAAGACTCATGA